From the genome of Mya arenaria isolate MELC-2E11 chromosome 5, ASM2691426v1:
aatatcatttagatGCCACATAAAATGTTCTTACTattgtataataaaagaaatttataataacattatatgtacttatatatatatatatatatatatatatatatatatatatatatttacagggtatttattattaatttaaatgaacataaaacaggtctgttatatatatatgcaggaattaagattgtttttattgattcaTAAGCTATAACTCacaactttaaaattatataactgACATAAATAATCTGAAATAATGTCAATATATTCTACAACATTACTGACAATCATACCTGTAAAGATGCCGAAAAATCCAGCATAGAATCCTAACCAGCTGTCGTTGTGGAAGTAGGGCGTGAAAAGGGACAGGATGCCTGCGCATGTGACCATCACATTGTTCATATGAACGCTGTTGATGACTGGCCGGTCTGCCAGCCAGCCAAGAATTGGTCGACTGATCATACTGGCAACCCACAATATTGAGATCAGGAATTTGGATTTCTCCGGCGTCATGTTTAGTTCCTGTCCGCGCTCTGGCAGGTGGTAGAGGGGAATGATATAACCTGAAAACAGTCAATAATGGTGTGAGAAGACATGAATATTAAATCTATTATCATCTGTAGTAGAGTCTGTAAAGCTAAGGTAATTAAAACAGGTCCGATATATTCAGTTCATGCAATCTGCATGATGATTTGAATTAGCAAGCCAATAACACCTTCAAAAttagtgattttgtttttgtacatgtttcTTAGCGTCACAGTATCAAATTTGTCTTGCAGTGAATGCACATTGCCACATTTATCAGACTGTTTTTCTGTTGAAAAACTATTCTACACAACAAAGTCACAAGTTAAGTATCAGTCAGCGTTATATGAAACTAAAACTTGATCCATATGAAATCCATGCTGATTATTGCACGAAGTTCTTAGTCATCAAAATCTACAAGCACTATTTCTAATATGCAAACAACCTAACCACTAACAACAAGCGGTTTCAAAAGTTCAATGCCATTGGAGGCTATAATAAATCTCCTTACTTCCCTCAAAGTTTCTATTTAATTTCAAGGATCTGACCAATATGTTCAAACAGTAACAGGGTCACTGGCCAAGTGATCACAATGTCAAAGACCTTCGAACATGTGACATAATAATGATACTCATTTTGTTCAGCTTATCCGACCAAATGGTGCCACCAAATGGTGCCAAATACTTGATAGAAATAAAATCACAGATCCATGATATAATGAACCATGCTTCTCTATATAGATTAGAATTTGGCCTTGACATCACTGATGTacatacagttttaaaactgttttcatttcagaaatggTTTTAAAAGGCAGAtctaattgtatatatatatttcttttcccCAAAAGCATAAATCCCAAATTAATATTGCTTACGGTAACTATCTATATACAACCAAAACGTTGAAATGCAAATTTAAAGTGATTATTGCAATTTAATCTGATTGTATAAGTCCCAAGGGAACAATTTGTGGTGAAAACATCAAGCGCAGCTTATTCAACGTTCTTTGGTTAGTAAGATAATTGCTATGAAGTAATaccataaatataaattattaattattttctgaaaattgtcaACAAGAATAACAACATAACTATTGAATAAAAAGTGTTAGTGTAAGTTTACTTGATGTATTAAATACTTGTACTGTATAAAAGTCAACGACAGGTTGCACACAAGTCAATGGTCTGTGAACAGAATCATGTCacctttttttttcaatactttttcaACTTTTTCATAAGATAACAGAATCATGTCaccttttttttcaatactttttcaTAAGATCATATGAAGAATGGTTGAATTTATGTGAAATGAAATAGTCCATGATCAGGGATCAATATATCAAGTTAAATAGAAGTATTTATTCATCCTCAGGTTTATGGTGTAAGGACTTACAAAaactttgtttatgtattaGAAAAAACGAAGGGTTGCCTTAAGACATtgaaacacatttgttttatcatcaAAGATCTGACCAAATGGCTGCCATTagtatttgaaacaaacattgaacGTTTTCAGTGCTTTTGCCATAAAGTTAAAATCTATACAAAATACCACAATCTTGGTCAAATATAGCGTTGGAAAGTTTTGGTGGTGAAAAGCTCTCCATTCTGTAAGTGTTCATCAGAAACAACGAGTgtcaagtaaaataaatatcatctCCACTTTAGCAGGAAGATTCTCCTAAAATCCAACCACAGTTACaccttttataaatattataatatatcagAGAACAATTCAGTCCAAACGATTAATCAGCAGTTGAAACTTTTATAGTCTGCATTCATTTcacaaaaatgcttaaaataatgATCAATCTGTTTTGCATGAAAAAGGAGCGGTTCAGTACCGGCATTCAGACCAAACATGTCGTTTAGGTATTGTTCAATCTTTCTCTGTGGTTTATAAACTGCGCCTATACAACACATTTGTCACTTAAGTAtggaacagtattttttttcaatttataacCTGCCAAAAGACCAGGGCCAATGTAGACAGCAGATTCATGTCTGCGATTAGAACTGGGCCAGTCTAATGTCTGAGATTAGAACTGGACCAGTCTTATGTCTGAGATTAGAACTGGGCCAGTCTCATGTCTGAGATTAGAACTAGGCCAGTCTCATGTCTGAGATCAGATATGGGCCAGTCTCATGTCTGAGATCAGATCTTGGCCAGTCTCATATCTGAGATTGGATCTGGGCCAGTCTCATGTCTGAGATCAGATCTGGGCCGGTCTCATGTCTGAGATCAGATCTGGGCCAGTCTCATGTCCAAGATCAGATCTTGGCCAGTCTAATGTCTGAGATTGGATCTGGGCCAGTCTCATGTCTGAGATTAGAACTGGACCAGTCTTATGTCTGAGATTAGAACTGGGCCAGTCTCATGTCTGAGATTAGAACTAGGCCAGTCTCATGTCTGAGATCAGATATGGGCCAGTCTCATGTCTGAGATCAGATCTTGGCCAGTCTCATATCTGAGATTGGATCTGGGCCAGTCTCATGTCTGATATCAGATTTGGGCCAGTCTTATGTCTGAGATCAGATCTGGGCCAGTCTAATGTCCGAGATTGGATCTGGGCCAGTCTCATGTCTGAGATCAGATCTGGGCTAGTCTCATGTCTGAGATCAGATCTGGGCCAGTCTTATGTCTTTGAGATCAGATCTGGGCCAGCCTCATGCATGTCTGAGATCAGATCATCGAGGCCAGTCTCATACATGTCAGAGATCAGATCTGGGCCAGGTTCATGCTTGTCTGAGATCAGATCTGGGCCTGTCTCATACATGACTGAGATCAGATCTGGGCCAGTCTCATACATGTCTGAGATCAGATCTGTGCCAGTCTCATGTCTGAGATTAGATTCTAGACTCAAAATTGCAAATACTCATTGTCTTGTAACTTTCCTTCTAGCAAACTGTTCAGCAAAGTTTGCTAGCAGGAAAGTTACAAGACAATGAGTATTACTATTCTGAACatgtttcttatatatatatttcttttattgtgtaAAAGAAATGAGATAAATGAGATGATAAAGGTGACTTTCTGTCAGTTAACAAAATTGCTTTTGTGAGACTGAGTCTAGACTCAGATTTGAGACTTTTCATAATCCTGGGCTCCCGAGTTGGTCTTGGATGTCATGGAACCAGAAATAGGACAGTGTCCTAGTCTTAATTGGTTGGTATGGATTGCAGCCAATATAATTAGCCAAGTTCTGCACAAGTGTGAAGAAACAAATGCATTTGCATTACATTTGGAATGTCAACAGCAGCATTCAAGTTACAATGAGTTGAAAAGCTTGGTCTGTTTTTCTCCCAAATCCATTAATAATGGCTGGTAGGCTTGTGAAAACCACAATCTGGCAAACTGTTATCATGGTTATTGGAATGTCATAATATAATGGCCTTGATAAAACCCAAGTATTACATCACTATTGGTTACTGATGTTTCTGTGCAAACATCAAACATATGTAAGTTTCATCATGATGAAAACAAGTAGCCATCAACCATAACATTCAAGTGATCCTTCAGaaaatcatgatataaccaaagtatgaaaaaaatattttggtttgagATTGTTCTAGAAAATAACGACAAGTGCACAACTGTCAATGCCCTAAGTGCACCTCTGTCAATGCCCTAAGCTGCAATATACTGGTAAGCAGTGCAGGccttttaagttttaaccaTTCTTTGCCGTAACCAGTACACAGCTACATTGTACTTCCCCAAGGGACAGACCCtgtttcccccccccccccaaaaaaatagCCTAATAAATTctctattttcaaaaaaaaatattatattatgagAATTTCATGATTCATTAAACAATGTTTCTGAGTGACTTTTTTTACTGCTTTATTGATATTTACTCCATTTTTCcccaaacattttaaaaagggCTAGGGTGTATTATCCATAACTGGTATAAAGGCACTAGTTAGCTAGTATAGTTTAGTTAACTACATTTGTATTTCAAGAACTCCCATCAAGTCCCATAATCCCTGACAAATAAGGAATTACACCTAATGTGAAGTGTATGAAATAATGGTAGACTTCCAAACATAACATTTGACTTAATATATGACTTACCAAACATTGTTAGAAAGCTGGACAGCAGAAGAAGCCAAAACGAGTGAGACCTTAAAAGCTGCAGATCCAGGTGCTTGCACAAACAGCGTAAGAGCTTGCAGTTTGTAACTTCTTCCTCGTAAATTGTACTCATTTCCAATGAGTGAACACTTGTCTGCGGAATCGTCATTACACTCCCACCTTGCATTGGGATGTAGATACTGTTCTTACCAGATGAGTTTGACACAGTCCTGACACGCCTGTTATTATACATGAGATTTCGCACGCTGCCCATGGGGGAGGCTGTGTTACTTAAAGGCACACTCTCTACACTAGGTTTCCTTGAGGCTGAAGTTCCTGGAGTATCCAACGTGTGTAGCGGACTGTTAGTATTGGCAGCACTATTTTCCTCTGGCGGCGGTAGTTTCACAATTAATGGAGCATTTTTATCCCACGGATCATTTGGATCGTCAGACGGCACAACTTCAAAGTTTTGTTGaagattattgtttaataattttggtGAATTTTCAAGGCTTCCACATCCACTATCTCTTTTGGGGGTTGGAGGGGTGGAAGGGAGTTTTGGTGCTATTGATTTAGTGGAAGTCCTTGGGGACGATCGTTGCCGATAAATCGGATCCGTCACCACCACTTTCGGTACGACTAAAGAATTTTTCGATCTATTTAAACTCCTAGAGCTAAATCCGAAGGTCTCTTTCAATCTGTTGATATACGAATTACTTTTATTCCTAAGGTCTATTTTATCAATCTTAATTAACCTATTATCTCTAGTGATTATACAGTTGTCCAAAGACCCATTTGAGATCGTTCGCTGGCGTTCCTTCTCAGCGATAAGGGCCTTCATTATTGCACCCCGTTGGATAACCCCCCTTTTCATTCCTTTCTTTTTCGCGTGTGTAAGGTTGCGGAATAAAGCCCCACCCACACAACAGTGGAGGCTGATTGCGGAAACTATTACGAGAGCATTCCGCCAGTCATATTCAGCCAACAAATGCCCGACCATAGATTGGAACACAAAATATCCAACACCCGCTCCCATTAACGCCAGTCCAGTGGCAAATGCCCGCTTGTGCTCAAACCAGACCGCAACGTGGATAACGGCAGGAAGGTTCACAAGGCCAAGGCCGATACCTGAAAGTcagataataataatttaaacaaagtaaTGATTAGATGGAGCAaagatatgatttaataaaGAATGGTAATGAATGATGGTTTAAGACTGTGCAAATGCATAATGCGAATGGCCTAAATATTGTGCTTTCTTGTAAGAGGTGAAATTTTGCTCTCTAGCAGCTAAGTTCCTAGCAGTAGATctaaaaacagattttaaatacatcagtgttgtttttttcttcttcaatttTTCAAAGTCAAGATGAGATTCTGAACAGGTATTCTTGCAAACCAAATGAATGTCGGATACAATATCATCTTCATCTGAAGGCGTCAGTGTTTTGCAAGGTTTCAGGCTGCTACTAGTAATATGTCAGATGATTATCTCCAGTTGACAATCACTGGTGGTGGGAACAGATAATCATACAAAATAGAACTGGAGTCATCAAGTACAGTACATATATTCATACACTGCGTAAAATGCAAACTGCAAGATGCAAACCGGTTTTAGCTTCTGTCAAGAATAAATGTCACAGAACATttaagataacattttttttatcctatGAATTAGGCATTATCCCTGTTCACAAAGGGagcaaaaataattttagcttCCATCAGGAGTTAATGCCCTGGAACTTTCATGATGaacattatgaaatataaacctATGATAGGACTTGGGTGTTACCCTCAACTACAGAGCTTTATGACTTGCAGTCTTGTTTGTCTTACATCGAGGACACAACtgttgtaaataatattttgagggaagaaaGCAAACGATTCCAAGTGACATTTAGAGAAGGAGTGCTTGGTGTGTTTTCCCTTTGATTTATCAAATTGCAGACATTATGGCTCAgggagtgtgtgtgtgttagtGACAATTAAGCATGTGTGACTACCAACAgagcagaaaaaaaaacatagcgATGAAACATGTGTGACTGAATTTGGCTTCCATGCCAATAGGGATTTGAATAGTTCTACATGGAATAAACAGCGCCTAAGCctacataaacattatatttcagtCCAATCTTGAAAAAAGTCCTATTTTCAGCTCAGTAAAGAGCAGTTACAGTAATGTTACAACAAGTTAagatcattttgtttttgttagaaaaaaaggGGAATGTTaaccataacatttttaatcataatataaaacaaagaaaggCTTTACAAAGCACAGGGGCAAGGTGCATTATTGCCTTTTTGTAATTGATATGGGTGATGGTGAGCTACAGGGTGTGGCATAATCACTGTAACTACACACCCTGCCCCTGTGTTATGAACCACAAGGTATTTACTTTTCAGCTAAGGTGTCATCAGTCAATATTTCAGGTTATACAATGATAGACTTATACCTGTcatcaattatatatttaaccaaGAGCACCTACTAAATAAACGAaccagaacaaagaaaaaaaacacgctAAAAGTTCACAGTTGTGTTAAGTTAATGTGTACCTTGAACCTTGTGGTCTGCCTAAAACACatctaaacaaatatttgcaaaacagcgtaaatatttgcaaaacaaatttgACGGGTAAATCTCTTCCAAGTGATTTCAGCTGATTGAATAACCATATCAGCTCAAAAACATTTTGCTGTTTGCAATCAGAAGTGatagaaaaacaaaagtaaCGTTAACTTGTGCCAACACTTTATTTTTTGCTCTCAGTTAATCATTGTATAGTAATGGGAAATGctacatacataattatatcattttgcaATTCGACTATTGGATGAGCAAGCTAAAATTAGTTCACTAGTGCTTAGCTTCAAATTGGTTAACAAGCCCTGCTTAATAAAATAGTTAGAATTTGAGCACGTCCGAAAATCATTTTACCAgaacaggccccaatttctcgaaacttcttaagtcccttataacatgattaagctaaacccactatttttgtttttctataatttgcgttatatttacttctttaagatattttagactttaaataggaattatctttatgataattacaattaaccatttttcatccatcaaaatcaaatgtaagtattttggctaattgaaataagctacttaagcctgtttatcttaagaagttttgagaaattggggccagagcTGGTGGGTAGTGCGCTAATTGCAACTACTGTGTGTACAGGACtatcatattcataaaactagaactgtaagccataggctaacgaataccccccacccctccatgtctaggttgtttgccctggagttaggccggacaaagctaattttgcctacaaggggagataactccagtcagggtcatgtgacctgtaccaaattcacagaggcgaaagtttacaacatggccattaatttctgaaagtttgataaagatttgttgaataataacaaagatgaatcccggacagggcttattttgcctactttaacacatcaaggggagataactccagtcagggtcatgtgacctgtaccaaattcacagaggcgaaagtttacaacatggccattaatttctgaaagtttgataaagatttgttgaataataacaaagatgaatcccggacagggcttattttgcctactttaacacatcaaggggagataactctggtcagggtcatgtgacccgtaccaatttcacagaggcgcaagtttacatcatggccattaatatctgaaagtttgaaaaagatttgttcaataacgacaaagatgaatcccggacaaaaaaaaaaggcctactttaacacatcaaggggagataactctggtcagggtcatgtgacccgtaccaatttcacagaggcgcaagtttacatcatggccattaatatctgaaagtttgaaaaagatttgttcaataacgacaaagatgaatcccggacaaaaaaaaacggacggacagatggacagacggacagacggacagacagacagacagacggacagacggacaacccgattccagtataccccccccaaactttgttttggggggtataaatatcttgaatggtttacAGGagggacatttttttttttaacaaacaaggACAAGGACCAAGGTGTATGACAATAATGTATGAAATGAGGGGTACAAAAAGCTATTTAGATACCGTGTCATATTTTGGCCAGAGAAGCTAAAGagacaaattatttcaaaaataaagcaaCTAACCTGCAAGAACGCCATAAGTGAGAGGGAGTATGCCCACCTCAGGCATCTGAGTACTGACTAGGAGAGCTATAAATGTAATCACACTCCCGGTTATCGTCACCTTTTGACAGTCGAAACGGCGCACAAGCACACTTGCAAGGGGACCTGGAGAAAACATACAGAGCAatcaataagcattttaaatatagtttacttttatatatcttttacaatttttctcttcattatattgtttatgtatttataaaaggtCTTCAAGTCATCAAATGTCTCGCTTGCATCAGGTTAATAGGGACTTCTGATGAAGGCTTCTGTGTTAACCTGTACATAGAAAGAGAGCCTCAGGGACATGCAAAGCACATAGTCTTCCTCAGTTGGTGAAGGCTCATAACTCCACAGTTACTAACAGAGTGACAGGCCTTGAAACTCATATGCATACTTTTTGGTAACAAATTTAATGTCAGAGATTTCATGTAAGAATCTTGAATGATTTTTGCTGATGACTAGAGCTTAGCACAAACACATTATCAAGAATGCATTTCCTACCTGCGATTAATGAGAAGGCCTCCATTAGAACCTGTATATTTGAAAGACTGCTGGATGATGATGGCACATCATAATATTCCGCTACCCGGGGCTCCAGAACCCCAAAACTGGATTGTACCCCCACCACAAACAAGCTACAGATGATCGCCCCGACAACGACCATCCAACCCCATCCTCCGTCCGGGGCCTCCCCAGGCTTTCGAGGGGTTTTAATCTCTTCTTCTTCATAGTAGTCCTCTTTTTCATCAAAATCGAAGAATTTTGCTTGGGTCATTTTGAGTGGTATTCTCTGCATAGACTATGACATAATCctggaaataaaataagtagACAATCTTTAGTACAGACTCTTCTGGTATGAACATTTTACACACAAAATACTTAACACTTCAGATACTGTGCTTTTTGAACCATgctcaattttgttttatttttttgtttatgacgAAGGTTTCTACATAATATGTTGAAACCTTTGCgtcataaacaaataaataaagctATAGTAAACCtgcagtttaaacataaatatagtaAACGTGCAATTTGAACGTTAAGGTTATCAACActtaatcaatatttatgtCTTACTTATACAATATTAAACTATTTCAGAAAGTTGTAAACATTCCCTAGGATTCAACGCATAAAACAGCTCTAATACAGCTCTAAtactattgttgttttttatttgataaaatgataattacaacatttaaacaagaattgaaatttaaagggctattttttttagatttttagaGGCCATACTTAATACTTTCACTGGTTTATAAGTAAGTATTATTACCAAATACCAAACTAATTTGCATCAGTTTAAAGCATATGATGTAAGTTTGGTTTAAGCCTGTGACTGATGTAAACTTGGTTTAAGCCTATGACTGATGTACATGTAAGTTTGGTTTTATCCTATGACTGATGTAAGTTTGGTTTAATCCTATGACTGATGTAAGTTTGGTTTAAGCCTTTGACTGAAGTAAGTTTGGTTTTATCCTATGACTGATGTAAGTTTGGTTTAAGCATATGACTGAAGTAAGTTTGGTTTTATcctgggcctaaaaaaaaaatacatttggttcgggttacccgaccctacctacggaataggcgccaaccctaccgtttttatagtcaatttgaaaaaaaaaatgaaaaatgaaaaaaaaaaaaaaaaaaaaaaaaaaaaatctcgtttttttttaaattgctttttaatattaagtttaaaccttaaatgcttatacagaagatagctttaacaccattctccaatgatgaaaattattttcttatataaaaccaaataaaaaaaaataaataaaaaaaaataaaaagcctacctaccctacctattttttttaaggatgtaaccctaaccaaacaaatttttttttagaccCTATGACTGGTGTGTTTGGTTTAAGCCTATGACTGATGTAAGTTTGGTTTAATCCTATGACTGATGTAAGTTTGGTTTAAGCCTTTGACTGAAGTAAGTTTGGTTTAATCCTATGACTGATGTAAGTTTGGTTTTATCCTATGACTGATGTAAGTTTGGTTTAATCCTATGACTGATGTAAGTTTGGTTTAAGCCTTTGACTGAAGTAAGTTTGGTTTAATCCTATGACTGATGTAAGTTTGGTTTAAGCATTTGACTGAAGTAAGTTTGGTTTTATCCTATGACTGATGTAAGTTTGGTTTTATCCTATGACTGATGTAAGTTTGGTTTAATCCTATGACTGATGTAAGTTTGGTTTAAGCCTTTGACTGAAGTAAGTTTGGTTTTATCCTATGACTGATGTAAGTTTGGTTTTATCCTATGACTGATGTAAGTTTGGTTTTATCCTATGACTGATGTAAGTTAGGTTTAATCCTATGACTGATGTAAGTTTGGTTTAATCCTATGACTGATGTAAGTTAGGTTTAATCCTATGACTGATGTAAGTTAGGTTTAATCCTATGACTGATGTAAGTTTGGTTTAATCCTATGACTGATGTAAGTTTGGTTTTATCCTATGACTGATGTAAGTTTGGTTTTATCCTATGACTGATGTAAGTTAGGTTTTATCCTATGACTGATGTAAGTTAGGTTTAATCCTATGACTGATGTAAGTTTGGTTTTATCCTATGACTGATGTAAGTTTGGTTTTATCCTATGACTGGTGTGTTTGGTTTAAGCCTATGACTGAAGTAAGTTTGGTTTAATCCTATGACTGATGTAAGTTTGGTTTTATCCTATGACTGAAGTAAGTTTGGTTTAAGCCTTTGACTGAGGTAAGTTTGGTTTAAGCCTATGACTGAAGTAAGTTTGGTTTAAGCCTATGACTGAAGTAAGTTTGGTTTAAGCCTATGACTGAAGCAAGTTTGGTTTTATCCTATGACTGATGTAAGTTTGGTTTAAGCCTTTGACTGAGGTAAGTTTGGTTTAAGCCTATGACTGAAGTAAGTTTGGTTTAAGCCTATGACTGAAGTAAGTTTGGTTTAAGCCTATGACTGAAGCAAGTTTGGTTTTATCCTATGACTGATGTAAGTTTGGTTTAAGCCTATGACTGAAGCAAGTTTGGTTTAAGCCTATGACTGAAGCAAGTTTGGTTTAAGCCTATGACTGAAGCAAGTTTGGTTTAATCCTATGACTGAAGTAAGTTTGGTTTAATCCTATGACTGATGTAAGTTTGGTTTTATCCTATGACTGATGTAAGTTTGGTTTAAGCCTTTGACTGAGGTAAGTTTGGTTTAAGCCTATGACTGAAGTAAGTTTGGTTTAAGCCTATGACTGAAGTAAGTTTGGTTTAAGCCTATGACTGAAGTAAGTTTGGTTTAAGCCTATGACTGAAGTAAGTTTGGTTTAAGCCTATGACTGAAGCAAGTTTGGTTTTATCCTATGACTGATGTAAGTTTGGTTTAAGCCTTTGACTGAGGTAAGTTTGGTTTAAGCCTATGACTGAAGTAAGTTTGGTTTAAGCCTATGACTGAAGTAAGTTTGGTTTAAGCCTATGACTGAAGCAAGTTTGGTTTTATCCTATGACTGATGTAAGTTTGGTTTAAGCCTATGACTGAAGCAAGTTTGGTTTAAGCCTATGACTGAAGTAAGTTTGGTTTAAGCCTATGACTGAAGCAAGTTTGGTTTAATCCTATGACTGAAGTAAGTTTGGTTTAATCCTATGACTGATGTAAGTTTGGTTTTATCCTATGACTGATGTAAGTTTGGTTTAAGCCTTTGACTGAGGTAAGTTTGGTTTAAGCCTATGACTGAAGTAAGTTTGGTTTAAGCCTATGACTGAAGTAA
Proteins encoded in this window:
- the LOC128234200 gene encoding monocarboxylate transporter 5-like, whose protein sequence is MQRIPLKMTQAKFFDFDEKEDYYEEEEIKTPRKPGEAPDGGWGWMVVVGAIICSLFVVGVQSSFGVLEPRVAEYYDVPSSSSSLSNIQVLMEAFSLIAGPLASVLVRRFDCQKVTITGSVITFIALLVSTQMPEVGILPLTYGVLAGIGLGLVNLPAVIHVAVWFEHKRAFATGLALMGAGVGYFVFQSMVGHLLAEYDWRNALVIVSAISLHCCVGGALFRNLTHAKKKGMKRGVIQRGAIMKALIAEKERQRTISNGSLDNCIITRDNRLIKIDKIDLRNKSNSYINRLKETFGFSSRSLNRSKNSLVVPKVVVTDPIYRQRSSPRTSTKSIAPKLPSTPPTPKRDSGCGSLENSPKLLNNNLQQNFEVVPSDDPNDPWDKNAPLIVKLPPPEENSAANTNSPLHTLDTPGTSASRKPSVESVPLSNTASPMGSVRNLMYNNRRVRTVSNSSGKNSIYIPMQGGSVMTIPQTSVHSLEMSTIYEEEVTNCKLLRCLCKHLDLQLLRSHSFWLLLLSSFLTMFGYIIPLYHLPERGQELNMTPEKSKFLISILWVASMISRPILGWLADRPVINSVHMNNVMVTCAGILSLFTPYFHNDSWLGFYAGFFGIFTAGFFTLRSVIAVELYGKQQLASAFGLLLFFQGFAVLAGHGLAGVLNTQQAFMVVGGVMLSAGLLGFFIPRVWRWERQHEVDKFEVINIEEVDHEDQYTVEHCESTI